Part of the Lycium ferocissimum isolate CSIRO_LF1 chromosome 6, AGI_CSIRO_Lferr_CH_V1, whole genome shotgun sequence genome, gtATTTCTGGTGGAGTAGGTCTTTAAAATTAACACGTGAAGTCATTACTTAACGGACAATGCCTTACGAGCATAAAAGGCAAAGCAACCGGAGCCAATTAAAAAGAAGCCAACAAATTATCAATCATGTAAACTAAATTATTCTATAATTGCTTCAATACTTCCCCGTAACGTGAGTACCACATTTATGTGTATGCAGGAAGTAGAAAAGCTTGTTCAGCCAACTTTAGAACAAAGACAAATTCTAAAGGAGAAACTCCAAAAATGGTGTTCACTGACGAACACAAGGAACTGGTCAAAGAAGGAGAGAAATGGATGAAAGAAACTGCAAATTCGTGCATATTTGTTGCAGCCCTAACAGCAACGGTAGGATTTGCAGCAGCCATCACTGTGCCAGGTGGAAACAATCAAGACAGTGGTTTTCCACTATTCTCCAACGAAAGGGTCTTCACAGTTTTTGCTGTTTCGGTTGCATTCTGTCTGTTCTCTTCTGTTGCCTCTGTGCTAATGTTTTTGTCTATCCTCACCTCGAGATATGCAGAAGAGGATTTTCTTAGACGACTTCCAAAGAGATTAATTCTAGGCCTTAGTACGCTATTCGTTTCAATGACATCTCTGATGATAGCGTTTGGTGCTACGATTTACCTCGTTTTTGGTCAGAAAAAGAGATGGATAATCTATCCAGTCTACACAGGAGCCTATATTACAGCAGTCCTCTTTATGGACTTGCAATTTGGTCTCTTGTGGGAGATGTTTATGTCCACATATGGTCCAAGCATTTTTCGTAAGCAGAGCTCGCGTGTACTTTACTAGTAAGCAAAGAGGGAAAATAGTGCAGGCTTGTTCTTCTTGTATTTGTGTTTGAACAAAGGGAAAGTGAAAACTTGACCACTAGCTCCTTTTTATTTGTGTTGCATGACAATTTGTGTTTGAACAAAGGGAAAGTGAAAATTGAGATCCAGCTGATATTTATTCGTGTTGGAAGACAATTTGTGTTTGTCTTGCTTTGTTTCCTTATATTTCCCAGTACACGTGCTTTAATAGTATTCTCAAATAGTAGTATACTTTAAGACAATCCTGCTTCATTATTCATtcattattaaaattttcattgaATCACAAAGGAGATTGTAGCTTCTCTGTTACTACCTTTATTCAGCGGAAACTATTAATCGTTGTATTTTGCCTTGCTTTTGTAGCTTGTCTTTGGTAGAATATTGGCGGAATACATAAATAGGCCATCGAATCCGTGCTCACTTGCAAGATGCCTCTAACtaggtgtgcacaagtaggctcctcaacttgtataaagttgaacaagtAAACACTAATGCCCACGTGACAccgattaaataaataaaacgacaaatattttgagataagtatttttaaaaaggacgacaaatattttgaggcggagggagtattatgtaAAAGTGGAGTTTTTCTAATGATATGAAGTGAGATTAGTGTCTATTGCCATCTTCCGTCCTCTTTGTGCCCTATGATATTATCAAAGGCCCGCCTTGTATTTCCAACAATGGCCATAAGGAGTTGTGTGTGTTAATCTTTTTGCTCTACTACTCCTATGCTAGCTCGACATGTTTTGTGTTAGTCTTTTTTGCTCCAACCTGACAGAATAAAGCCCTTCTACATAGTCACTGTTTCAAAAAAAAGCATCTTTTGGACTTTGGAGTAAGTACACGTGTGTTATTCTTATtaataaagaataaaaatataCTTGACCAGTGTTCAAGTCATGTATTTCTTAATTTGCTATAGAATTTGTTGGTCAACTCGGTCCTCATAGTATTTCCAACTTGGATGATATGTTGGAGAATTCCACGTATTTTACTAATTATGAATGTATATGGTAATGTTTAAAAAGGGAAATGGTAAGGAAACCgttaaaaggggggaaaagaaaaggaatagaAAAAGACTTAAACAGGAGACAACTTTGGCGGGCCAATTGAAGAGATAAATCCCTGAGAAATGGGTGGTACTCGATTCCCCTACTATCCACTACCATCGTAAAATGAAGATAAATCCGCAGAAATGGGCCAGACAGATTCTCTACTATCCAAGAGGTCATCAGAAGTGAGAAGGTTGAGCACTTGCTTGGTGCAACTTGACTCCAACGTTGAAAAATATGAATCAAGGTGGCTGCGCACAAGCAAAGTAATGTTAATGTTCATCACCCATCGCCCTCTCCGGTAAAAAGCTATTCCTCCTCTTTCATCATTCTACATTTCCTTCTAACTACTTTATTTGTCCAATTTTTGTggcatccttttttttttaattgtttaaaacaaagtcacgtttctatacttaaaaacaacttaattataaaattttcaacttatttttaatgaaataattcTATCAAATACACCAATATTTTCCAAAGTTGAAGTCTTTCGTGACATGCCAAGTCAAATTCATGTCATAAATTTTAATGGAGGGTAGTGCTTCATCTGTCCCCGTTGAGAATAAATTGGCTATACTTGAACAGACAGAATTGACAAGGCGAAGTTGTGGAGATGCTTGCCTTTATACCGTGCATTACTTAGAGGCGACCGACATGGTTCTGAACGAGCTGCTCGATATGTCTTCCAAAACCGACCTATTTCTTTTGTTGAAGTCANNNNNNNNNNNNNNNNNNNNNNNNNNNNNNNNNNNNNNNNNNNNNNNNNNNNNNNNNNNNNNNNNNNNNNNNNNNNNNNNNNNNNNNNNNNNNNNNNNNNAAGGGGTTTCGATTCACATTGGtcaaaccctttttaaaaaaaaaacccattaaaaaaaaggggaaaagggaaCTTTACCCCCTATTATCCCCAAAAtttacgacacaccttaccttcctatggtcctattacccccttaAACTATTTAAAATGAATAATACCCCTTAAACGCCGATGCCCACTCATGTTTTATAGCCGACATACACTCTccgccacatgtgtatttattattttctttcttttttttttaaatttttcagcttacgtgttaatttttttaaaaataaaaataaaaaattaaattttcatttaaaaaaaatgagttttaaacccgttttttttttaatttgaaaatttgatttttttaaacccatttaaaaaaaaaaaactaaaaaaacatggattaaaatattgaattttcttttaaaaaaatgatttttaaaacctttttttttaaaaaaattgaaaatttgttttttttttaaacccgtttttgaaaaagaaaaaaaaatcgaaaaatgatttttttttttaaatatggaaaaatggatttgttaaaaatatggaaaacttgattatttttttaaaatgtctttaaaaatcttaattttcgtgatttcattttcttagtacacttttatttttcaaataaaatccgaaaattttaaaagaaagggaTAAGGCACTGTTACCCCCctgaattttataaaattttgaaaaaattaattattttcttaacatgtggaaaacccattttttaaaactaaatgtggaagactagatttattttcaaattttaagaaaatgcatttttaagaaaaaaaaatgttttccccctttttttatgtttctcactctctcaaagagaataaacacactctccttgccacatcaAATAAGCagaattatttcattttaaataagttttagggaataataaaataagaaagtTTTGGAAGGCTGTGTGAGTTAGATGCGTTAAGACAAAGAATAATGTCTTTATCCCTAAAAGAAACAAGGAATCTGCTGGATTGTTTCACAAGAGTTACTCAGAACTTTCATTTTCTCTTGCCTTGTCTAatcataattctttttttccacAAACCACATGTTCATGTTTCGGATTTTCTAAACTTTAATCTCATAAGTGGACCCTTTCAACACggtatcttttttctcaattttatatCTACGGCTTCCGAGTTTATATATCTTTCTCCCATTTTCCAAGTTGTATATCAATATATCTTCTATACAACCCTCTTTTTTCAG contains:
- the LOC132061607 gene encoding ankyrin repeat-containing protein ITN1-like, which codes for MVFTDEHKELVKEGEKWMKETANSCIFVAALTATVGFAAAITVPGGNNQDSGFPLFSNERVFTVFAVSVAFCLFSSVASVLMFLSILTSRYAEEDFLRRLPKRLILGLSTLFVSMTSLMIAFGATIYLVFGQKKRWIIYPVYTGAYITAVLFMDLQFGLLWEMFMSTYGPSIFRKQSSRVLY